TTTTGGAAAAATTGCCTTTAAGGGTGCAAAATTAAGCAATCAAGGCAAGGAATTGATAAAAATTTTAAAGGAAGAAAAATGAGAGCAAAAGGAAGTGAATTAATCCCTGTTTTAAGCATAGCAGGAAGTGATTGTAGTGGCGGGGCAGGTGTGCAAGCTGATCTTAAAACTTTTAGCGCACACAATCTTTTTGGTATGAGTGTGATTTTAAGCGTGGTGGCTGAAAATACCGCAAGAGTAATTTCAGTGTATGATGTGCCTACTAAAAGCGTAGATGAGCAAATGCTTGCAGTTTTTGAAGATATAGTGCCAAAAGCAACTAAGATAGGGATGATAGGATCATGCGAGCTTATGGAGTGTGTGGCTAAAAATTTAGAACAATTTAAACCCCAAAATGTCGTGATTGATCCTGTGATGTTTGCAAAAAATGGTTTTGCTTTAATGCCTGAAGAAAATTGTGATTTTTTTAAAAAGATCATAGTGAAATTTGCAGATATTCTTACGCCAAATATCCCAGAAGCACAGTTTCTTTGTGGGTTTAAAATTAGCGATGAAAAAGATATGAT
This genomic interval from Campylobacter sp. CCS1377 contains the following:
- the thiD gene encoding bifunctional hydroxymethylpyrimidine kinase/phosphomethylpyrimidine kinase, with amino-acid sequence MRAKGSELIPVLSIAGSDCSGGAGVQADLKTFSAHNLFGMSVILSVVAENTARVISVYDVPTKSVDEQMLAVFEDIVPKATKIGMIGSCELMECVAKNLEQFKPQNVVIDPVMFAKNGFALMPEENCDFFKKIIVKFADILTPNIPEAQFLCGFKISDEKDMIKAAKHLCDLGAKAVLLKGGHSEENANDVLFDGREIFILKGERIETKNTHGTGCTLSSAIASNLALGKDLFNAVSEAKEYVRNAIYYSLNLGKGCGPTNHFFRFLNEK